Within the Aeromicrobium sp. Root236 genome, the region ACCCGAAGCTCAAGGACTTCACCTACGGTCCTGAGTCGTACGACGCGACGGTCCTGACGGCTCTGGCCGCCGAGGCCGCCAAGAGCGACAACGGTGTCGCCCTGTCCAAGAAGATCAAGGAAGTCTCCGAAGGCGGCGAGAAGTGCACCACCTACAAGGACTGCCTGGCGCTGCTCAAGGACGGAAAGGACATCGACTATGACGGTGTCTCCGGCCCGGTGGACATGAACGACACCGGATCCCCGTCGAAGGCCACGATCGGCATCTTCCAGTACGGCGAGGACAACACCTACAAGAACCTCGAGTACGTCACCGGCGTCGTCGAGTAAGTAGGCACAGCACAGCACGACCAGGAGGGCCCCGGCTTCGGCCGGGGCCCTCCTGCGTCTCCCACCGGCTGCGGTTTACCAAGAGGTCAGGGCAAGCCGCCACTTCACAGGGCGCGCGCACCCTGAGATGTGGCGGTTTGCCGTGGGAAGTCGGCGGTCCACAGGTCTGGCGTCACGCCGATGATCCACAGCGGTGGCATTCGGGCTGGGTCCATCGGCCGCAGATCGGTGTGATGAGCCGATGAATGACCTCATCAGGACCCAGGCGCTCACCCGTGGCTACGTGACGCGCGCGCAGATCATCGACGCCGGCTGTCGCGACCGGGACATCAAGGCGGCGTTACGCGCTGGTCTGCTCGTGAGACTGCGCCATGGCATATACGCGTACGCGGACGACGTCGCGAGTATGACAGAGGTCGAGCGGCATCGCCTCGTCTCGTACGCCGTCGTCGACCGGCTCGGCGACGGGTTCGTCCTCAGCCACCAGTCGGCATGCGCTGCCCATGGGATCGATCAGTACGCCTCGCCGGACCAGGACGTACACGTGACGCGACTCGACGGTCGTGCGGGGCGGCGGGAAGCCGGTGTGGTGCACCACGTCGGCGCCGTACCCACTGAAGACGTGATGTTCGTCGACGGCCGGCTCGTGATGCGGCCGGAGCGAGCGGTGTTCGAGGCCGCCACGATCTGCTCGACCGAGTCGGCCATGGTCACAGCCAGCTCCGCGCTGCACCTTGGCCTCGCGACCGCGGAGGGCCTGGACGAGATCGGGGAACGCCTGACTCGGTGGCCCGGCGCTCGGCACGCCGCCCTTGCCATGCGGCTGTCGGACGGCCGGTGCGAATCTGTGGGGGAGTCGCGGTCGTTGTTCATGATGTGGCGCGGAGGAATCCCGAGACCCGAGCAGCAGGTCACGATTCGAGGGGAGTTCGGCGTCGTCGCGCGTGTTGACTTCGACTGGGACGCCTGGCGCCACACCGGCGAGTTCGACGGGCTCTTCAAGTACGGCCGCCTCAACGTGCACGTCGCCGACCCCGGGCGGATCCTCACGGACGAGAAGGCACGTGAGGACGGTGTCCGGGGGACGGGCCGAGGGATGTCGCGGTGGATCTGGCCGGAGCTGCCGATGCGGCAGACCGTCGAACGCCTGAGGCTCGATCTCGATCGCTCCCGCAGCCTCTACTGCCACGGGCGTACGTACATCGCCCTTGGCTGACGCTCCGCACGGCAAACTGCCACTCCACAGGGTGCGCGCACCGTGCGGAGTGGCAGTTTGCCCTGACCTCTTGGTAAACCGCGGAGGCGGGTGAGGGGTCAGTGGGCCTTGGCGAGTGTGCCGAGGTAGAGCTCGATGACCTTCGGGTCGTTCATCAGGTCGCGGCCGGAGCCCGTGTGGGCGTTGCGGCCCTGGTCGAGGACGTACGCCCGGTCGCAGATCTGGAGGCAGCGGCTGGCGTTCTGCTCGACCATGACGACCGAGACACCGGCGCTGTTGATCCGCTTGGTCTGGACGAACACCTCGTCCTGCAGAGCGGGGGACAGGCCGGCCGACGGCTCGTCGAGCAGCAGCACCGACGGCGACATCATGAGCGCTCGGCCCATCGCCACCATCTGGCGTTCGCCGCCGGAGAGCGAACCGGCGCGCTGGTCCTTGCGCTCGAACAGCCGCGGGAAGATGTCCGTGACGTAGCCGAAGCGCTCCTTGAACTTCTTGGGGTCGAGGTACATCCCCATCTCGAGGTTCTCGGACACCGTCAGCGACGGGAACACGTTGTTGGTCTGCGGCACGAACCCCACGCCCGACGCGACGAGCTGGTCGGCCCGCAGGTTGGTGATGTCCTTGCCGTTGAGCACGACCGTGCCCTCGTGGATCTTGACGAGGCCGAACATGGCCTTGAGCAGCGTCGACTTGCCGGCGCCGTTGGGGCCGATGATGCCGACGAGCTCACCGTCGTGGCAGTGCAGGCTCGCGTCGTTGAGGATGTTGACGCCGGGCAGGTAGCCGGCGATCAGGTTGTCGGCGCGCAGGATCGCGCCCTCGGGTGCCGCGTAGTCGTCGACCATCAGCTGTTCTCCTCGGCTTCTGCTTCCGCTTCGAGCTCGGCCTCGGCTGCGGCCAGGATCTCTTCCTCGGTCTCGTGGGTGAGCGCGGCGTCGTGGTGCGCGCCCAGATAGGCATCGATGACCGCCTGGTTGGCCATGACGGTGTCAGGCGGGCCCTCCGCGACGATCTTGCCCTGGGCCATCACGACGACCCAGTCGGAGATGTCGCGGACCATGTCCATGTCGTGCTCGACGAACAGGACCGTACGGCCCTCGTCACGCAGCGACTTCACGTGGCCCAGGAGCGACTGCTTGAGGGCGGGGTTCACGCCGGCCATCGGCTCGTCGAGCATGATCAGCTCGGGGTCGACCATCAGGGCCCGCGCCATCTCCAGCAGCTTGCGCTGGCCGCCCGAGAGCGAGCCGGCGAAGTCGTCGGCCTTGGCGTCGAGCTTGAACCGCGCGAGCAGGTCCATGGCCCGGTTGGTGTTCTCCTTCTCCTGGGCGCTCCACAAGCCCTTGAACAGGCTTGGCAGGAACTTCTCGCCGCGCTGGCCGGTCGCGCCGAGGCGCATGTTCTCGATGACCTTGAGCCGCGACAGCACCTTGGTGAGCTGGAACGTGCGGACCATGCCCTTGCGGGCGACCTTGTAGGGCGGTACGCCGTGGAGGCTCTCGCCGTTGAACGTCCATTCGCCGCTGTCGGGCTCGTCGAACCCGGTCAGCAGGTTGAAGAACGTCGTCTTGCCGGCGCCGTTGGGTCCGATCAGCGCGGTGATCTTGCCGCGTTGGATCTCGAAGTGCTCGACGTCGACGGCAGTGAGGCCACCGAACTTCCGGGTCACCCCGTCGGCCACGAGGATCGAGTCGGACTTCTGGCTCTGGGTGTCGCTGGACGGCTGCGTTTCAGTGGGCATCGATCGCCAGCTCCCTTCTGTCTCCGAAGATCCCTTGTGGCCGGTAGATCATGATCAGCATCAGTATCAGCCCCAGGAAGATGAGTCGCATCAGGCTGGCCTGGTCGTCGGTCATGATCGACGCCGGGATGGTCGGGTTGGTGCCCGAGGTCAGCTTGTCGAAGACCAGGTCGAGGCCGCTGATGAAGAACCAGAAGATCAGGGCACCGGCGACCGGTCCGAAGACGCGGGCGGCACCACCGATCAACAGCACGGTGTAGGTGAAGAACGTCGTGTCGGTCGCGAAGTCCGACGGCGCGACGTTGCTGGTCGCCAAGCCGGACATGATGCCGGCGAGCGCACCGATGACACCACCGAGCACGAGCGCCTGCATCTTGTAGGAGTAGACGTTCTTGCCGAGGCTGCGCACGGCGTCCTCGTCCTCACGGATGCTCTTGAGGACGCGTCCCCACGGGCTCCGCATGAGGAGGTAGACGAACCCGCACAACAGGAGCGCAAGGGTCCAGCCGACGATCATGATGAAGAAGTCGTACGACCGGAAGTCCAAGCCCAGGAAGTGCACACCCCCTGACGGGATGAAGTTGAGCGACCGCATGCCGTCGACGAAGCCGTAACGGCCGTCCTGGCCGCCGAACTGGTCGTTGAGGGCTGCCGAGCCGAGCACCTGGCGGATCGCCTCGGCTGCCGCGATCGTCGCGATGGCCAGGTAGTCCGCGCGGAGCCGCAGCGTGGGCACGCCGAGCACGAGCGCCAGCACGACCGCCATGAGGAGGCCGACGATGAGGCTGGGGAAGAGCGGCCAGCCCCAGGTCTGGATGAGTGAGCCGAGGGCGTAGCCGCCGACCATCATGAACGCGGCCTGGCCGAAGTTGAGCAGGCCGGTGTAGCCGAAGTGGATGTTGAGTCCGATGGCGGCGAGGCAGTAGATGATGGCGCTCGGGCCGATTCCCTGCTCGATCGCACCGGAGAGGACGCTTGACCATTCCATGGTGTTCTCCCTTCCTAACCGACGCGCTCTGCTCGACCGAGCAGACCTTGGGGACGGACCAGCAGGATCAGCACGAGCACGACCAGTGCGGTGACGTACTTGAGCTCGGACGGCAGGATCAGCGACGACATCTCCACGAGGAGGCCGACGATGATGCTTCCTGCCATCGTGCCCCAGATGGTGCCGAGGCCTCCCAAGGTGACGGCGGCGAACACGAGCAGGAGGATCTTGTTGCCGACCTGGTAGTCGAAGCCGTTCGTGAGGCCCCACATGATGCCGGAGAGGCCGGCGAGCGCGCCGCCGACGATCCAGATCGTGGTGATGACGCGGTCGACGTCGATGCCCGAGGATGCGGCGAGTGCGGGGTTGTCCGACACGGCTCGCGTCGCCTTGCCGAGGCGCGTGCGCTGCACCGCCAGGGACACCGCGACGAGGATGATGACGCAGACCACGGCGATGTAGAACGCCTTGGGCGAGACGCCGATCGAGCCGATGTTCCACAGCTTGCCGGCTGGTACTCCGGTGTACTGGTGGTTGTCGGCGCCGAAGAAGTACTGGTAGATGTTCCGCAGGAAGATCGACAGGCCGATGCTGACGATCATCATGGCGATGAGGCCTGTGCCCCGTCCTCGCAGCGGTTTCCAGAGCAACCGGTCATTGGCCAGGCCGAAGGCGCCGGAGAGGATGACCGCGACCAGGGCGGCCGGGAAGAACGCCCAGCCCCACTGGTCCTGGAACATGAAGGCGGCGAGCGCACCGAACGTGATGAGCTCGCCGTGGGCGAAGTTGGTGAGGCCGGTGGTGCCGAACACCAGGGACAGGCCGAGGGCGGCGAGCGCGAGCAGCAGGCCGAGGAAGATGCCGTTGATGCCGCTCTGCCCGATCTCGGTGAACGTGCCGACGGAGTTGTCGGTCGCCGGGCCGATCGCGTAGCCGATGCGGATGTCGGAGTCGGTCTTGATGGTGATGCTGAGTGTCGTCTTCTTGGGATCTCGGAGCTCAGCACCCTTGGGCAGGGTGTCGGTGTCGATCTTGACGGTGATCTTCTCGCCGAGCAGATCGATCGGGGTGCCGGGCAGCGCGATCGAGAACGAGCCGTCGGCACCGCTGGTGCCCGACGCGATCTCGGCGCCGTCCTTCTCCACGGAGATCTTGACGCCTGGCACTGGTTTGGCTGGATCGGTCCGGGTGTCGGAAAGCTGTCCGTTGACGTCGATCGTGTCGTTGGTTGCCGCCTGGGCAGGCGACGTCAGGCCCATCATGAGGACCCCCATCACGATCGAGAGCAGTGCCGCTGTTCGCAGTCGCACGCATGACTCCTGTCCGCTGATGCACGGGTTGGTTCAAATGTGATCCTCGGACTATAGCCACATGCAAGAGTCATGCACGTCACAACGGGGGCCCGTGGGTAACAGTTGGGTTTCGAGACGGTGTGTCAGTGCACCACGACGGCGATCTGGCACAGCACAGGCGCCAGCACGAGCGCGGGCAACAGGTCGGCGACGTGGATCGACTTGAGGTCGAGCAGACGGAACGCGACCCCGATCAGGATCAGTCCGCCGGTCGCGGTGAGGGCCTCGAGGTGCGCGTCCGGCAGGAACGAGCCGAGCGCCGCGCCCAGCACCGTGAGGGTCCCCTGGATCACGGCGACCGACACCGCCGACGCCATGACGCCGATGCCGAACGACGCCGCGAACGCCAGGGCGGCGAAGCCGTCCAGCGACGCCTTGAGCAGCAGCTGGTCGGCGCCGTTGCCGAGCCCTTCGTTGATCGACCCGAGGATCGTCAAGGGACCGATGCAGAAGACCAGCGAGCTGATGACGAATCCCTCGATGAACCGCTGCCGGCCCTCACCGGCCTCGCCGGGCGTCAGACGCCCCTGCAGCCAACCGCCGAAGTCCTCGAGCCGGTCCTCCAGCCGCAGCACCGAGCCGATGATGCCGCCGAACACCAGGGAGCCGAGGACGATCAGCGTCGGCGCGCCGCGGTCGACGGCGTCGACGAGGTCCGCGCTGCTGACCGCCATGGCGGCATCCGCGGCGATCAGCAACGTGACGAGACCGAGCGCGGAGGTGACGGTCGAACGTACGCGAAGGCTCAGGCGATGACCGATCAGGAGACCCAGCCCCGAGCCGGCGACCACGGTCGCCACGTTGGTGGCTGTACCGAAGCCGACGAACATGTAAGGTCTCCTTCGACAATTGAGGTTTCAACTGGGTACGCCCGCAGCACCCCGCGCGTAGTGTGTCATTTCTACGCCCGCGACTGGTGCGCGGGAGTTCCGGACTCGAGACAAGGGAAGTGCATGTCGGGCCGACCGCACATCGTTCTCCGCGACGCAGATCGCGAGGATGCACACGCCCTGGTCACCCTCTGGGCCGAGTGCGCAGGCGCCAGCAAGGACGAGGGCTCGGAGGCGTTCACGCAGCAGGCGTTGTGGCGTGAGCCCGGTGTCGCCGAGGCCGCGGCGGCGCTCGAGCTCAACCTCGGGCACCACGACAAGCGCATCATCGTGGCCCTTGTCGACGGCGAGATCGTCGGCGCCACGGTGTGCACGATCGGCACGCTGACCCCGATCAACCTGACCCGCGTGCTGATCATCACCGAGATCCAGGTGTCGCCGCGGTTCCGCCGCAAGTCTGTGGCGTCGACGTTGCTGTCGGCTGCTGCGAGCTACGGCGAGGAGCACAACTGCGAGATCGTCGTCGCCGCCGTGCCGGTGCACTCGCGCGAGCCGCATCGCTATCTCACCAAGATCGGGTTCAACCAGATCGCGGTGCTGCGGGCGATCCAGGCCAGCAAGCTGCGGTCGCGCCTCACGATGAAGGCCACCAACTCGCGCGACACCGGCAAGCTGATTGCCGTACGCCGGACGCTTCGCCGGCGCACCGACGCCCGCGGCCACTCCCGCACCTGACCCCTCGCAGTTCGTCAGACCCGGCGACTAGAGTCGACCGGGTGGACCGCCTCCTGCTGATCGACGGCCATTCCGTCGCCTACCGTGCCTTCTTCGCCCTCCCCGTCGAGAACTTCTCGACCACGACGGGCCAGAGCACCAATGCGGTGTTCGGGTTCACGTCGATGCTGATCAACGTCCTGCGCGACGAGAGGCCGACCCACGTGGCGGTCGCGTTCGACGTCTCCCGCAAGACCTTCCGGCTCGACCAGTACGCCGAGTACAAGGGCAATCGCTCCAAGTCGCCGCCGGAGTTCACCGGCCAGATCCCGTTGATCAAGGAGATCCTCGACGCGTTGCACATCACGACGTTCGAGAAGGACGGCTTCGAGGCCGACGACATCATCGGCACGCTGACGACCCGCGCCGAGTCCGCCGGCATGGAGGTGCTGATCTGCACGGGTGACCGCGACGCTCTCCAGCTCGTCTCCGACAAGACGACGGTCCTCTATCCCCGCAAGGGGGTCTCCGACCTGGCTCGCATGACGCCGGCCGCGGTCGAGGAGAAGTACTCGGTCACGCCCGACCACTATCCCGACATCGCCGCTCTCGTCGGCGAGACGAGCGACAACCTTCCGGGCGTCCCCGGCGTCGGCCCCAAGACCGCCGCCAAGTGGATCAACCAGTACGGCACGCTCGAGGCGCTCGTCAACGATGTCGAGAACGTTCCGGGCAAGGCGGGCGAGTCGCTGCGCGAGCACCTCGACAGCGTCCTGCGCAACCGCAGCATCAACGCCCTGATCCTCGACCTCGACCTGCCCGCCGGTCCCGCCGACCTGGCGTTCGACACCGTCTGGGACCGCGAGGCGATCCACACGGTGTTCGACGCCTTGGAGTTCAACGCGTTGCGCACCCGCCTGTTCGAGGCGTTCGGCGAGGTCGAGCCGCAGGCTGAGGAGGGGTTCGACCTCGAGGGCGTGACGCTGGCGCCCGGCGAGGTCCCGGCGTGGCTCGACACCCACTCCAAGTCCGGCGCCCGCCTCGGGCTTCACGTGCAGGGCTCGTGGGGTCGCGGCACCGGCGACGTCGTCGGGTTGGCGATCGCCTCCGACGAGTCCGCGGCGTGGATCAACACCGACGACATCACGGCCGAGGACGACGCCGCGATCGCGGCCTGGCTCGCCGATCCCGA harbors:
- a CDS encoding type IV toxin-antitoxin system AbiEi family antitoxin domain-containing protein, whose amino-acid sequence is MNDLIRTQALTRGYVTRAQIIDAGCRDRDIKAALRAGLLVRLRHGIYAYADDVASMTEVERHRLVSYAVVDRLGDGFVLSHQSACAAHGIDQYASPDQDVHVTRLDGRAGRREAGVVHHVGAVPTEDVMFVDGRLVMRPERAVFEAATICSTESAMVTASSALHLGLATAEGLDEIGERLTRWPGARHAALAMRLSDGRCESVGESRSLFMMWRGGIPRPEQQVTIRGEFGVVARVDFDWDAWRHTGEFDGLFKYGRLNVHVADPGRILTDEKAREDGVRGTGRGMSRWIWPELPMRQTVERLRLDLDRSRSLYCHGRTYIALG
- a CDS encoding ABC transporter ATP-binding protein — its product is MVDDYAAPEGAILRADNLIAGYLPGVNILNDASLHCHDGELVGIIGPNGAGKSTLLKAMFGLVKIHEGTVVLNGKDITNLRADQLVASGVGFVPQTNNVFPSLTVSENLEMGMYLDPKKFKERFGYVTDIFPRLFERKDQRAGSLSGGERQMVAMGRALMMSPSVLLLDEPSAGLSPALQDEVFVQTKRINSAGVSVVMVEQNASRCLQICDRAYVLDQGRNAHTGSGRDLMNDPKVIELYLGTLAKAH
- a CDS encoding ABC transporter ATP-binding protein, with amino-acid sequence MPTETQPSSDTQSQKSDSILVADGVTRKFGGLTAVDVEHFEIQRGKITALIGPNGAGKTTFFNLLTGFDEPDSGEWTFNGESLHGVPPYKVARKGMVRTFQLTKVLSRLKVIENMRLGATGQRGEKFLPSLFKGLWSAQEKENTNRAMDLLARFKLDAKADDFAGSLSGGQRKLLEMARALMVDPELIMLDEPMAGVNPALKQSLLGHVKSLRDEGRTVLFVEHDMDMVRDISDWVVVMAQGKIVAEGPPDTVMANQAVIDAYLGAHHDAALTHETEEEILAAAEAELEAEAEAEENS
- a CDS encoding branched-chain amino acid ABC transporter permease; translated protein: MEWSSVLSGAIEQGIGPSAIIYCLAAIGLNIHFGYTGLLNFGQAAFMMVGGYALGSLIQTWGWPLFPSLIVGLLMAVVLALVLGVPTLRLRADYLAIATIAAAEAIRQVLGSAALNDQFGGQDGRYGFVDGMRSLNFIPSGGVHFLGLDFRSYDFFIMIVGWTLALLLCGFVYLLMRSPWGRVLKSIREDEDAVRSLGKNVYSYKMQALVLGGVIGALAGIMSGLATSNVAPSDFATDTTFFTYTVLLIGGAARVFGPVAGALIFWFFISGLDLVFDKLTSGTNPTIPASIMTDDQASLMRLIFLGLILMLIMIYRPQGIFGDRRELAIDAH
- a CDS encoding branched-chain amino acid ABC transporter permease produces the protein MRLRTAALLSIVMGVLMMGLTSPAQAATNDTIDVNGQLSDTRTDPAKPVPGVKISVEKDGAEIASGTSGADGSFSIALPGTPIDLLGEKITVKIDTDTLPKGAELRDPKKTTLSITIKTDSDIRIGYAIGPATDNSVGTFTEIGQSGINGIFLGLLLALAALGLSLVFGTTGLTNFAHGELITFGALAAFMFQDQWGWAFFPAALVAVILSGAFGLANDRLLWKPLRGRGTGLIAMMIVSIGLSIFLRNIYQYFFGADNHQYTGVPAGKLWNIGSIGVSPKAFYIAVVCVIILVAVSLAVQRTRLGKATRAVSDNPALAASSGIDVDRVITTIWIVGGALAGLSGIMWGLTNGFDYQVGNKILLLVFAAVTLGGLGTIWGTMAGSIIVGLLVEMSSLILPSELKYVTALVVLVLILLVRPQGLLGRAERVG
- a CDS encoding DUF554 domain-containing protein; translated protein: MFVGFGTATNVATVVAGSGLGLLIGHRLSLRVRSTVTSALGLVTLLIAADAAMAVSSADLVDAVDRGAPTLIVLGSLVFGGIIGSVLRLEDRLEDFGGWLQGRLTPGEAGEGRQRFIEGFVISSLVFCIGPLTILGSINEGLGNGADQLLLKASLDGFAALAFAASFGIGVMASAVSVAVIQGTLTVLGAALGSFLPDAHLEALTATGGLILIGVAFRLLDLKSIHVADLLPALVLAPVLCQIAVVVH
- a CDS encoding GNAT family N-acetyltransferase, whose product is MSGRPHIVLRDADREDAHALVTLWAECAGASKDEGSEAFTQQALWREPGVAEAAAALELNLGHHDKRIIVALVDGEIVGATVCTIGTLTPINLTRVLIITEIQVSPRFRRKSVASTLLSAAASYGEEHNCEIVVAAVPVHSREPHRYLTKIGFNQIAVLRAIQASKLRSRLTMKATNSRDTGKLIAVRRTLRRRTDARGHSRT